One genomic window of Candidatus Beckwithbacteria bacterium includes the following:
- a CDS encoding DUF2726 domain-containing protein, with product MNEATVSIFTTLTILLIVGFVIKLFLRLVFQKFPRTSKSIHTYLYKTRSFFLTKPEHELFDILVKNFGDTYYIFPQVHLSSIFNHKIKGQNWQSALNHIDRKSIDFLFCDKAYIKPILAIELDDSSHQREDRIIRDSEVEQNFENANLPLLRFNSQERFHNEEMFEKIREKL from the coding sequence ATGAATGAAGCTACTGTTTCGATTTTTACAACCTTAACCATATTATTAATCGTAGGATTTGTAATCAAATTATTCTTAAGACTTGTTTTTCAAAAATTTCCAAGAACATCCAAGTCAATACATACTTATTTGTATAAAACTAGAAGTTTTTTTCTAACCAAGCCAGAGCATGAGCTTTTTGATATTTTAGTAAAAAACTTTGGAGATACATATTATATTTTCCCCCAAGTCCATCTATCTTCAATTTTTAACCATAAAATTAAAGGTCAAAACTGGCAAAGTGCTCTTAATCATATAGATAGAAAATCTATCGATTTTCTGTTTTGTGATAAAGCTTATATTAAACCAATCTTAGCTATTGAACTTGATGATTCTAGTCATCAAAGGGAAGATAGAATTATTCGAGATAGTGAAGTTGAACAGAATTTTGAAAATGCAAACTTACCCTTATTACGGTTTAATAGCCAGGAAAGATTTCACAACGAAGAAATGTTTGAGAAAATTAGAGAAAAACTTTAA
- a CDS encoding RNHCP domain-containing protein, which produces MNCRAIISNTCLGSKHRNHCPICLWSRHLDLTIPGDRKSRCGSKMKPIGLVFKHITYNPFTDKTSGELMIVHLCLNCDKISTNRIAGDDNAQSIIQLLDEPKSLDPTLIHRLHCSNLTPLTRQDEQQVLACLFGY; this is translated from the coding sequence CTGAATTGTCGTGCCATCATTTCCAATACCTGTTTAGGAAGCAAACACCGCAACCATTGTCCAATATGTTTATGGTCTAGACATCTCGATCTTACTATTCCTGGTGATAGAAAGTCTCGTTGTGGCTCAAAAATGAAACCAATAGGATTAGTATTTAAACATATTACCTATAATCCATTTACTGATAAGACAAGTGGTGAACTGATGATAGTACATCTATGTCTAAACTGTGACAAAATCTCGACAAATAGAATTGCCGGAGATGATAATGCTCAAAGTATTATTCAACTACTAGATGAGCCAAAATCGCTAGATCCTACTTTAATTCATAGATTACATTGTTCAAACCTTACCCCACTTACCCGTCAAGATGAGCAACAAGTCTTGGCTTGTTTATTTGGTTATTGA